Proteins co-encoded in one Ziziphus jujuba cultivar Dongzao chromosome 9, ASM3175591v1 genomic window:
- the LOC107426143 gene encoding histone-lysine N-methyltransferase EZA1 isoform X6, whose protein sequence is MVSKASDAAAKFRRSHGEQPSDVVGTLSHKMHQIKKQIQAERIVSVKEKVEKNAKKLEDHVLKILSTASSSFTEENGSARMFARRIEHPLCKLSGLAQGYGDKDHVNFHEVSSPSSSKLPHTEKLPPYTTWIFLDRNQRMADDQSVVGRRRIYYDQHGSEALICSDSEEEIPETEEEKHEFSPGEDKLLSMVFQEYGQNEEVTKSVSHFIGASTLEIQDRYNTVKEKNQEKNDTKGSGEFGSDNGVWLSKGLSAALDSFDNLFCRRCMMFDCRLHGCSQPLVFPTEKQLYWSEHDEDRKPCSDHCYLRLITGKNLPEDPNADSVHKMKTRSSERESTPASPNAEEHTAHGKRDIVNSESCTLQRTISVASETISSSKSAAGDLNADVPAMKIDHENLAKRKAMKQTDTEPHDLVMVSDDFNASCKKQKRLAALDAESGSTNEIQVQDCNFSAKSSHLDVGLHKKIELQIPTNNSGSASYDESGDIVRDEQEDDMEVLELKQFSESTGQIERVSSSSEWKLMEKELYMKGLEIFGRNSCLIARNLLSGLKSCMEVSTYMHEGGVSMPHGSVVGPSSFTEDNGKTDTDHTDQEMPTKSRLIRRRGKARKLKYSWKSAGHPSIWKRIADGKNQSCKQYTPCGCQSMCGKQCSCLHNGTCCEKYCGCSKSCKNRFRGCHCAKSQCRSRQCPCFAAGRECDPDVCRNCWVRFFHLFTHQMQLWRWYIRRATQTRRWSMWKHEAPSEATAEDSLGQV, encoded by the exons ATGGTGTCAAAGGCGAGCGACGCTGCTGCCAAATTCAGA AGATCACATGGAGAACAGCCAAGCGATGTTGTTGGAACCTTGTCACATAAGATGCATCAGATTAAGAAGCAAATCCAAGCAGAGAGAATTGTTTCggttaaa GAAAAAGTTGAAAAGAATGCAAAGAAGCTAGAAGATCATGTATTAAAGATTTTATCAACAGCTTCAAGTTCATTTACAGAGGAAAATGGGAGTGCGAGAATGTTTGCTCGGAGAATTGAACACCCTTTGTGCAAGTTGAGTGGATTGGCTCAAGGATATGGAGATAAAGACCATGTCAATTTTCACGAAGTTAGTTCCCCATCAAGTTCCAAGCTTCCACATACCGAAAAGTTACCACCTTACACAACATGGATATTCTTGGACAG AAACCAGAGAATGGCTGATGACCAGTCAGTGGTCGGAAGGAGACGGATTTACTACGACCAACATGGCAGTGAAGCGCTCATCTGTAGTGACAGTGAGGAAGAGATTCCAGAAACTGAGGAAGAGAAACATGAATTCTCTCCGGGCGAAGATAAATTGCTTTC GATGGTCTTTCAAGAGTATGGACAAAACGAGGAAGTGACAAAAAGTGTGAGCCATTTTATTGGGGCCTCCACTTTGGAAATCCAG GACCGCTACAACACAGTTAAGGAAAAGAACCAAGAGAAAAATGACACAAAAGGTTCTGGAGAATTTGGATCTGATAATGGAGTTTGGCTGAGCAAGGGTCTTAGTGCTGCTTTAGATTCTTTTGATAATCTTTTTTGTCGTCGTTGCATG ATGTTTGATTGCCGTCTGCATGGCTGTTCCCAACCTCTAGTCTTTCCT ACTGAAAAGCAGTTGTATTGGTCTGAACACGACGAGGATAGGAAGCCTTGCAGTGATCACTGTTACCTTAGG TTAATAACTGGCAAAAACTTGCCAGAGGACCCAAATGCTGATTCTGTGCATAAGATGAAAACAAGAAgttcagagagagagagcactCCAGCATCCCCTAATGCTGAAGAACATACTGCACATGGTAAAAGAGACATAGTGAATAGTGAATCATGCACTCTTCAGAGAACTATTTCTGTTGCATCAGAAACTATTTCAAGTTCAAAATCTGCAGCCGGTGATTTAAATGCAGATGTACCTGCAATGAAAATAGACCATGAAAATTTGGCAAAGCGCAAGGCCATGAAGCAAACAGATACTGAGCCACATGACCTGGTAATGGTTTCTGATGATTTCAATGCTTCATGCAAAAAACAGAAGAGACTAGCTGCTTTGGATGCAGAAAGTGGAAGTACCAATGAAATTCAGGTCCAGGATTGCAATTTCAGTGCCAAAAGTAGCCATCTGGATGTTGGTttgcataaaaaaattgaacttcAAATTCCCACTAATAACTCTGGAAGTGCTTCCTATGATGAATCTGGGGACATAGTCAGAGATGAACAAGAAGATGACATGGAAGTACTTGAACTGAAGCAGTTTTCAGAATCCACAGGACAAATTGAAAGGGTTTCTAGCAGCTCAGAATGGAAACTGATGGAGAAAGAATTGTATATGAAGGGATTGGAGATATTTGGCAGAAACAG TTGTCTCATAGCGAGGAACTTGCTTTCTGGTTTGAAGAGTTGTATGGAGGTGTCCACTTACATGCACGAGGGTGGAGTTTCAATGCCTCATGGATCTGTTGTTGGGCCAAGTTCATTTACAGAAGACAATGGGAAAACTGATACCGACCATACA GACCAAGAGATGCCAACAAAGTCTCGGTTAATTCGTAGAAGAGGAAAGGCACGGAAGCTTAAATATTCTTGGAAGTCCGCTGGTCACCCATCAATCTGGAAAAGAATTGCTGATGGCAAAAACCAGTCTTGTAAGCAATATACACCATGTGGATGTCAATCCATGTGTGGCAAGCAGTGCTCTTGTCTACATAATGGAACTTGCTGTGAAAAATACTGTGG GTGCTCAAAAAGCTGCAAGAATCGTTTCAGAGGGTGTCATTGTGCAAAGAGTCAATGCAGAAGTCGCCAATGCCCATGCTTTGCAGCTGGACGTGAATGTGACCCAGATGTTTGCCGGAATTGTTGGGTTAG GTTTTTTCACCTTTTCACACACCAAATGCAGTTGTGGAGATGGTACATTAGAAGAGCCACCCAGACAAGGAGATGGTCAATGTGGAAACATGAGGCTCCTTCTGAGGCAACAGCAGAGG ATTCTCTTGGCCAAGTCTGA
- the LOC107426143 gene encoding histone-lysine N-methyltransferase EZA1 isoform X3: MVSKASDAAAKFRRSHGEQPSDVVGTLSHKMHQIKKQIQAERIVSVKEKVEKNAKKLEDHVLKILSTASSSFTEENGSARMFARRIEHPLCKLSGLAQGYGDKDHVNFHEVSSPSSSKLPHTEKLPPYTTWIFLDRNQRMADDQSVVGRRRIYYDQHGSEALICSDSEEEIPETEEEKHEFSPGEDKLLSMVFQEYGQNEEVTKSVSHFIGASTLEIQDRYNTVKEKNQEKNDTKGSGEFGSDNGVWLSKGLSAALDSFDNLFCRRCMMFDCRLHGCSQPLVFPTEKQLYWSEHDEDRKPCSDHCYLRLITGKNLPEDPNADSVHKMKTRSSERESTPASPNAEEHTAHDVPAMKIDHENLAKRKAMKQTDTEPHDLVMVSDDFNASCKKQKRLAALDAESGSTNEIQVQDCNFSAKSSHLDVGLHKKIELQIPTNNSGSASYDESGDIVRDEQEDDMEVLELKQFSESTGQIERVSSSSEWKLMEKELYMKGLEIFGRNSCLIARNLLSGLKSCMEVSTYMHEGGVSMPHGSVVGPSSFTEDNGKTDTDHTDQEMPTKSRLIRRRGKARKLKYSWKSAGHPSIWKRIADGKNQSCKQYTPCGCQSMCGKQCSCLHNGTCCEKYCGCSKSCKNRFRGCHCAKSQCRSRQCPCFAAGRECDPDVCRNCWVSCGDGTLEEPPRQGDGQCGNMRLLLRQQQRILLAKSDVAGWGAFLKNSVNKNDYLGEYTGELISHREADKRGKIYDRANSSFLFDLNDQYVLDAYRKGDKLKFANHSSNPNCYAKVMLVAGDHRVGIFAKEHIEASEELFYDYRYGPDQAPAWARKPEGCKRDDSSVSQGRAKKHQSH; this comes from the exons ATGGTGTCAAAGGCGAGCGACGCTGCTGCCAAATTCAGA AGATCACATGGAGAACAGCCAAGCGATGTTGTTGGAACCTTGTCACATAAGATGCATCAGATTAAGAAGCAAATCCAAGCAGAGAGAATTGTTTCggttaaa GAAAAAGTTGAAAAGAATGCAAAGAAGCTAGAAGATCATGTATTAAAGATTTTATCAACAGCTTCAAGTTCATTTACAGAGGAAAATGGGAGTGCGAGAATGTTTGCTCGGAGAATTGAACACCCTTTGTGCAAGTTGAGTGGATTGGCTCAAGGATATGGAGATAAAGACCATGTCAATTTTCACGAAGTTAGTTCCCCATCAAGTTCCAAGCTTCCACATACCGAAAAGTTACCACCTTACACAACATGGATATTCTTGGACAG AAACCAGAGAATGGCTGATGACCAGTCAGTGGTCGGAAGGAGACGGATTTACTACGACCAACATGGCAGTGAAGCGCTCATCTGTAGTGACAGTGAGGAAGAGATTCCAGAAACTGAGGAAGAGAAACATGAATTCTCTCCGGGCGAAGATAAATTGCTTTC GATGGTCTTTCAAGAGTATGGACAAAACGAGGAAGTGACAAAAAGTGTGAGCCATTTTATTGGGGCCTCCACTTTGGAAATCCAG GACCGCTACAACACAGTTAAGGAAAAGAACCAAGAGAAAAATGACACAAAAGGTTCTGGAGAATTTGGATCTGATAATGGAGTTTGGCTGAGCAAGGGTCTTAGTGCTGCTTTAGATTCTTTTGATAATCTTTTTTGTCGTCGTTGCATG ATGTTTGATTGCCGTCTGCATGGCTGTTCCCAACCTCTAGTCTTTCCT ACTGAAAAGCAGTTGTATTGGTCTGAACACGACGAGGATAGGAAGCCTTGCAGTGATCACTGTTACCTTAGG TTAATAACTGGCAAAAACTTGCCAGAGGACCCAAATGCTGATTCTGTGCATAAGATGAAAACAAGAAgttcagagagagagagcactCCAGCATCCCCTAATGCTGAAGAACATACTGCACATG ATGTACCTGCAATGAAAATAGACCATGAAAATTTGGCAAAGCGCAAGGCCATGAAGCAAACAGATACTGAGCCACATGACCTGGTAATGGTTTCTGATGATTTCAATGCTTCATGCAAAAAACAGAAGAGACTAGCTGCTTTGGATGCAGAAAGTGGAAGTACCAATGAAATTCAGGTCCAGGATTGCAATTTCAGTGCCAAAAGTAGCCATCTGGATGTTGGTttgcataaaaaaattgaacttcAAATTCCCACTAATAACTCTGGAAGTGCTTCCTATGATGAATCTGGGGACATAGTCAGAGATGAACAAGAAGATGACATGGAAGTACTTGAACTGAAGCAGTTTTCAGAATCCACAGGACAAATTGAAAGGGTTTCTAGCAGCTCAGAATGGAAACTGATGGAGAAAGAATTGTATATGAAGGGATTGGAGATATTTGGCAGAAACAG TTGTCTCATAGCGAGGAACTTGCTTTCTGGTTTGAAGAGTTGTATGGAGGTGTCCACTTACATGCACGAGGGTGGAGTTTCAATGCCTCATGGATCTGTTGTTGGGCCAAGTTCATTTACAGAAGACAATGGGAAAACTGATACCGACCATACA GACCAAGAGATGCCAACAAAGTCTCGGTTAATTCGTAGAAGAGGAAAGGCACGGAAGCTTAAATATTCTTGGAAGTCCGCTGGTCACCCATCAATCTGGAAAAGAATTGCTGATGGCAAAAACCAGTCTTGTAAGCAATATACACCATGTGGATGTCAATCCATGTGTGGCAAGCAGTGCTCTTGTCTACATAATGGAACTTGCTGTGAAAAATACTGTGG GTGCTCAAAAAGCTGCAAGAATCGTTTCAGAGGGTGTCATTGTGCAAAGAGTCAATGCAGAAGTCGCCAATGCCCATGCTTTGCAGCTGGACGTGAATGTGACCCAGATGTTTGCCGGAATTGTTGGGTTAG TTGTGGAGATGGTACATTAGAAGAGCCACCCAGACAAGGAGATGGTCAATGTGGAAACATGAGGCTCCTTCTGAGGCAACAGCAGAGG ATTCTCTTGGCCAAGTCTGATGTTGCTGGATGGGGAGCTTTTCTAAAG AACTCGGTCAACAAAAATGATTATCTTGGAGAATATACTGGTGAACTTATTTCCCATCGAGAAGCTGATAAGCGGGGCAAGATATATGATCGTGCAAACTCATCATTCCTTTTTGACTTGAATGATCAG TATGTTCTAGATGCTTATCGGAAAGGAGACAAACTAAAATTTGCAAACCATTCATCTAATCCTAACTGCTATGCAAAG GTAATGTTAGTTGCAGGAGATCATCGAGTAGGCATTTTTGCCAAGGAACATATCGAAGCTAGTGAGGAGCTCTTCTATGATTATCGTTACGGACCAGACCAAGCACCTGCATGGGCTCGAAAACCAGAGGGTTGTAAGAGAGATGATTCATCGGTCTCACAAGGCAGAGCAAAGAAACACCAATCTCATTGA
- the LOC107426143 gene encoding histone-lysine N-methyltransferase EZA1 isoform X5 produces the protein MVSKASDAAAKFRRSHGEQPSDVVGTLSHKMHQIKKQIQAERIVSVKEKVEKNAKKLEDHVLKILSTASSSFTEENGSARMFARRIEHPLCKLSGLAQGYGDKDHVNFHEVSSPSSSKLPHTEKLPPYTTWIFLDRNQRMADDQSVVGRRRIYYDQHGSEALICSDSEEEIPETEEEKHEFSPGEDKLLSMVFQEYGQNEEVTKSVSHFIGASTLEIQDRYNTVKEKNQEKNDTKGSGEFGSDNGVWLSKGLSAALDSFDNLFCRRCMMFDCRLHGCSQPLVFPTEKQLYWSEHDEDRKPCSDHCYLRLITGKNLPEDPNADSVHKMKTRSSERESTPASPNAEEHTAHGKRDIVNSESCTLQRTISVASETISSSKSAAGDLNADVPAMKIDHENLAKRKAMKQTDTEPHDLVMVSDDFNASCKKQKRLAALDAESGSTNEIQVQDCNFSAKSSHLDVGLHKKIELQIPTNNSGSASYDESGDIVRDEQEDDMEVLELKQFSESTGQIERVSSSSEWKLMEKELYMKGLEIFGRNSCLIARNLLSGLKSCMEVSTYMHEGGVSMPHGSVVGPSSFTEDNGKTDTDHTDQEMPTKSRLIRRRGKARKLKYSWKSAGHPSIWKRIADGKNQSCKQYTPCGCQSMCGKQCSCLHNGTCCEKYCGCSKSCKNRFRGCHCAKSQCRSRQCPCFAAGRECDPDVCRNCWVRRFFHLFTHQMQLWRWYIRRATQTRRWSMWKHEAPSEATAEDSLGQV, from the exons ATGGTGTCAAAGGCGAGCGACGCTGCTGCCAAATTCAGA AGATCACATGGAGAACAGCCAAGCGATGTTGTTGGAACCTTGTCACATAAGATGCATCAGATTAAGAAGCAAATCCAAGCAGAGAGAATTGTTTCggttaaa GAAAAAGTTGAAAAGAATGCAAAGAAGCTAGAAGATCATGTATTAAAGATTTTATCAACAGCTTCAAGTTCATTTACAGAGGAAAATGGGAGTGCGAGAATGTTTGCTCGGAGAATTGAACACCCTTTGTGCAAGTTGAGTGGATTGGCTCAAGGATATGGAGATAAAGACCATGTCAATTTTCACGAAGTTAGTTCCCCATCAAGTTCCAAGCTTCCACATACCGAAAAGTTACCACCTTACACAACATGGATATTCTTGGACAG AAACCAGAGAATGGCTGATGACCAGTCAGTGGTCGGAAGGAGACGGATTTACTACGACCAACATGGCAGTGAAGCGCTCATCTGTAGTGACAGTGAGGAAGAGATTCCAGAAACTGAGGAAGAGAAACATGAATTCTCTCCGGGCGAAGATAAATTGCTTTC GATGGTCTTTCAAGAGTATGGACAAAACGAGGAAGTGACAAAAAGTGTGAGCCATTTTATTGGGGCCTCCACTTTGGAAATCCAG GACCGCTACAACACAGTTAAGGAAAAGAACCAAGAGAAAAATGACACAAAAGGTTCTGGAGAATTTGGATCTGATAATGGAGTTTGGCTGAGCAAGGGTCTTAGTGCTGCTTTAGATTCTTTTGATAATCTTTTTTGTCGTCGTTGCATG ATGTTTGATTGCCGTCTGCATGGCTGTTCCCAACCTCTAGTCTTTCCT ACTGAAAAGCAGTTGTATTGGTCTGAACACGACGAGGATAGGAAGCCTTGCAGTGATCACTGTTACCTTAGG TTAATAACTGGCAAAAACTTGCCAGAGGACCCAAATGCTGATTCTGTGCATAAGATGAAAACAAGAAgttcagagagagagagcactCCAGCATCCCCTAATGCTGAAGAACATACTGCACATGGTAAAAGAGACATAGTGAATAGTGAATCATGCACTCTTCAGAGAACTATTTCTGTTGCATCAGAAACTATTTCAAGTTCAAAATCTGCAGCCGGTGATTTAAATGCAGATGTACCTGCAATGAAAATAGACCATGAAAATTTGGCAAAGCGCAAGGCCATGAAGCAAACAGATACTGAGCCACATGACCTGGTAATGGTTTCTGATGATTTCAATGCTTCATGCAAAAAACAGAAGAGACTAGCTGCTTTGGATGCAGAAAGTGGAAGTACCAATGAAATTCAGGTCCAGGATTGCAATTTCAGTGCCAAAAGTAGCCATCTGGATGTTGGTttgcataaaaaaattgaacttcAAATTCCCACTAATAACTCTGGAAGTGCTTCCTATGATGAATCTGGGGACATAGTCAGAGATGAACAAGAAGATGACATGGAAGTACTTGAACTGAAGCAGTTTTCAGAATCCACAGGACAAATTGAAAGGGTTTCTAGCAGCTCAGAATGGAAACTGATGGAGAAAGAATTGTATATGAAGGGATTGGAGATATTTGGCAGAAACAG TTGTCTCATAGCGAGGAACTTGCTTTCTGGTTTGAAGAGTTGTATGGAGGTGTCCACTTACATGCACGAGGGTGGAGTTTCAATGCCTCATGGATCTGTTGTTGGGCCAAGTTCATTTACAGAAGACAATGGGAAAACTGATACCGACCATACA GACCAAGAGATGCCAACAAAGTCTCGGTTAATTCGTAGAAGAGGAAAGGCACGGAAGCTTAAATATTCTTGGAAGTCCGCTGGTCACCCATCAATCTGGAAAAGAATTGCTGATGGCAAAAACCAGTCTTGTAAGCAATATACACCATGTGGATGTCAATCCATGTGTGGCAAGCAGTGCTCTTGTCTACATAATGGAACTTGCTGTGAAAAATACTGTGG GTGCTCAAAAAGCTGCAAGAATCGTTTCAGAGGGTGTCATTGTGCAAAGAGTCAATGCAGAAGTCGCCAATGCCCATGCTTTGCAGCTGGACGTGAATGTGACCCAGATGTTTGCCGGAATTGTTGGGTTAG AAGGTTTTTTCACCTTTTCACACACCAAATGCAGTTGTGGAGATGGTACATTAGAAGAGCCACCCAGACAAGGAGATGGTCAATGTGGAAACATGAGGCTCCTTCTGAGGCAACAGCAGAGG ATTCTCTTGGCCAAGTCTGA
- the LOC107426143 gene encoding histone-lysine N-methyltransferase EZA1 isoform X1: protein MVSKASDAAAKFRRSHGEQPSDVVGTLSHKMHQIKKQIQAERIVSVKEKVEKNAKKLEDHVLKILSTASSSFTEENGSARMFARRIEHPLCKLSGLAQGYGDKDHVNFHEVSSPSSSKLPHTEKLPPYTTWIFLDRNQRMADDQSVVGRRRIYYDQHGSEALICSDSEEEIPETEEEKHEFSPGEDKLLSMVFQEYGQNEEVTKSVSHFIGASTLEIQDRYNTVKEKNQEKNDTKGSGEFGSDNGVWLSKGLSAALDSFDNLFCRRCMMFDCRLHGCSQPLVFPTEKQLYWSEHDEDRKPCSDHCYLRLITGKNLPEDPNADSVHKMKTRSSERESTPASPNAEEHTAHGKRDIVNSESCTLQRTISVASETISSSKSAAGDLNADVPAMKIDHENLAKRKAMKQTDTEPHDLVMVSDDFNASCKKQKRLAALDAESGSTNEIQVQDCNFSAKSSHLDVGLHKKIELQIPTNNSGSASYDESGDIVRDEQEDDMEVLELKQFSESTGQIERVSSSSEWKLMEKELYMKGLEIFGRNSCLIARNLLSGLKSCMEVSTYMHEGGVSMPHGSVVGPSSFTEDNGKTDTDHTDQEMPTKSRLIRRRGKARKLKYSWKSAGHPSIWKRIADGKNQSCKQYTPCGCQSMCGKQCSCLHNGTCCEKYCGCSKSCKNRFRGCHCAKSQCRSRQCPCFAAGRECDPDVCRNCWVSCGDGTLEEPPRQGDGQCGNMRLLLRQQQRILLAKSDVAGWGAFLKNSVNKNDYLGEYTGELISHREADKRGKIYDRANSSFLFDLNDQYVLDAYRKGDKLKFANHSSNPNCYAKVMLVAGDHRVGIFAKEHIEASEELFYDYRYGPDQAPAWARKPEGCKRDDSSVSQGRAKKHQSH, encoded by the exons ATGGTGTCAAAGGCGAGCGACGCTGCTGCCAAATTCAGA AGATCACATGGAGAACAGCCAAGCGATGTTGTTGGAACCTTGTCACATAAGATGCATCAGATTAAGAAGCAAATCCAAGCAGAGAGAATTGTTTCggttaaa GAAAAAGTTGAAAAGAATGCAAAGAAGCTAGAAGATCATGTATTAAAGATTTTATCAACAGCTTCAAGTTCATTTACAGAGGAAAATGGGAGTGCGAGAATGTTTGCTCGGAGAATTGAACACCCTTTGTGCAAGTTGAGTGGATTGGCTCAAGGATATGGAGATAAAGACCATGTCAATTTTCACGAAGTTAGTTCCCCATCAAGTTCCAAGCTTCCACATACCGAAAAGTTACCACCTTACACAACATGGATATTCTTGGACAG AAACCAGAGAATGGCTGATGACCAGTCAGTGGTCGGAAGGAGACGGATTTACTACGACCAACATGGCAGTGAAGCGCTCATCTGTAGTGACAGTGAGGAAGAGATTCCAGAAACTGAGGAAGAGAAACATGAATTCTCTCCGGGCGAAGATAAATTGCTTTC GATGGTCTTTCAAGAGTATGGACAAAACGAGGAAGTGACAAAAAGTGTGAGCCATTTTATTGGGGCCTCCACTTTGGAAATCCAG GACCGCTACAACACAGTTAAGGAAAAGAACCAAGAGAAAAATGACACAAAAGGTTCTGGAGAATTTGGATCTGATAATGGAGTTTGGCTGAGCAAGGGTCTTAGTGCTGCTTTAGATTCTTTTGATAATCTTTTTTGTCGTCGTTGCATG ATGTTTGATTGCCGTCTGCATGGCTGTTCCCAACCTCTAGTCTTTCCT ACTGAAAAGCAGTTGTATTGGTCTGAACACGACGAGGATAGGAAGCCTTGCAGTGATCACTGTTACCTTAGG TTAATAACTGGCAAAAACTTGCCAGAGGACCCAAATGCTGATTCTGTGCATAAGATGAAAACAAGAAgttcagagagagagagcactCCAGCATCCCCTAATGCTGAAGAACATACTGCACATGGTAAAAGAGACATAGTGAATAGTGAATCATGCACTCTTCAGAGAACTATTTCTGTTGCATCAGAAACTATTTCAAGTTCAAAATCTGCAGCCGGTGATTTAAATGCAGATGTACCTGCAATGAAAATAGACCATGAAAATTTGGCAAAGCGCAAGGCCATGAAGCAAACAGATACTGAGCCACATGACCTGGTAATGGTTTCTGATGATTTCAATGCTTCATGCAAAAAACAGAAGAGACTAGCTGCTTTGGATGCAGAAAGTGGAAGTACCAATGAAATTCAGGTCCAGGATTGCAATTTCAGTGCCAAAAGTAGCCATCTGGATGTTGGTttgcataaaaaaattgaacttcAAATTCCCACTAATAACTCTGGAAGTGCTTCCTATGATGAATCTGGGGACATAGTCAGAGATGAACAAGAAGATGACATGGAAGTACTTGAACTGAAGCAGTTTTCAGAATCCACAGGACAAATTGAAAGGGTTTCTAGCAGCTCAGAATGGAAACTGATGGAGAAAGAATTGTATATGAAGGGATTGGAGATATTTGGCAGAAACAG TTGTCTCATAGCGAGGAACTTGCTTTCTGGTTTGAAGAGTTGTATGGAGGTGTCCACTTACATGCACGAGGGTGGAGTTTCAATGCCTCATGGATCTGTTGTTGGGCCAAGTTCATTTACAGAAGACAATGGGAAAACTGATACCGACCATACA GACCAAGAGATGCCAACAAAGTCTCGGTTAATTCGTAGAAGAGGAAAGGCACGGAAGCTTAAATATTCTTGGAAGTCCGCTGGTCACCCATCAATCTGGAAAAGAATTGCTGATGGCAAAAACCAGTCTTGTAAGCAATATACACCATGTGGATGTCAATCCATGTGTGGCAAGCAGTGCTCTTGTCTACATAATGGAACTTGCTGTGAAAAATACTGTGG GTGCTCAAAAAGCTGCAAGAATCGTTTCAGAGGGTGTCATTGTGCAAAGAGTCAATGCAGAAGTCGCCAATGCCCATGCTTTGCAGCTGGACGTGAATGTGACCCAGATGTTTGCCGGAATTGTTGGGTTAG TTGTGGAGATGGTACATTAGAAGAGCCACCCAGACAAGGAGATGGTCAATGTGGAAACATGAGGCTCCTTCTGAGGCAACAGCAGAGG ATTCTCTTGGCCAAGTCTGATGTTGCTGGATGGGGAGCTTTTCTAAAG AACTCGGTCAACAAAAATGATTATCTTGGAGAATATACTGGTGAACTTATTTCCCATCGAGAAGCTGATAAGCGGGGCAAGATATATGATCGTGCAAACTCATCATTCCTTTTTGACTTGAATGATCAG TATGTTCTAGATGCTTATCGGAAAGGAGACAAACTAAAATTTGCAAACCATTCATCTAATCCTAACTGCTATGCAAAG GTAATGTTAGTTGCAGGAGATCATCGAGTAGGCATTTTTGCCAAGGAACATATCGAAGCTAGTGAGGAGCTCTTCTATGATTATCGTTACGGACCAGACCAAGCACCTGCATGGGCTCGAAAACCAGAGGGTTGTAAGAGAGATGATTCATCGGTCTCACAAGGCAGAGCAAAGAAACACCAATCTCATTGA